The window CTTCCGAACCGTCCCGCCGATTCAGGCGGACTGGTGGTACGACGCGGCCGTCGGCGGCCTCGACGGCGTCTCACGCGGTACCGCGCGCGTCGTCCAGACCGGCCAACTCCGCACGTACGCGGCCTGGACGCTCACCGCCACCGCGGGCCTCGCGCTCGCCGGATACGCGGCCGTCGGCGCGTCCCTGCCCCCGCTCTCGTACTCGCTGTCGATTCCGCTCCTCCTCGTTCTCGTCACCGCCGTCGTCGCCGCGGCCGCGGTGACCGTCGCGCCCTCGCACACGACGGGCGTGCTCACGCTCTCCATCCTCGGGTTCATGCTCGCCATCTTCTACATCCTCGCGAGCGCGCCCGACCTCGCGCTCACCCAGCTCGTCGTCGAGACGCTCGTGCTCGTCATCTTCCTGCTCGTGCTCGACCGACTCCCCTCCTACTACGGCGAGACCCGGCGCTCCCGGAAGGTTCGGGACGCCGGCCTCTCCGTGCTCGTGGGCGCGACGGTCACGGTGACCGTCCTGCTCGCCACCGCGGGCGGTGACCCGTCCGCGAGCCTGAATCCCGTTTCGGGCATCGACACCAGTCACCTCGTCGAACTCGCGGTGGAGGAGGGCGGCGGGACGAACGTCGTGAACGTCATCCTCGTCGACCTCCGCGCGTTCGACACGCTCGGCGAGATCGGCGTCGTCGCAATCGCCGCGCTCTCCGTGGTGACGCTCATCGCGATGCGGGAACGCGGAGGTGAGGCGGAATGAGCACGATAATCCTCCGCACGGTCACGCGCCTCGCCGTCCCCATCGTGTTCGTCACGTCGTTCGCGCTGTTCCTGCAGGGCCACAACCTCCCCGGCGGCGGGTTCATCGCGGGCGTCCTCACCGCCACCGGCCTCGCGCTCGTCTACATCGCGTACGGCCTCGACTTCCTCGAGGAAACCGTCTTCCAGCGCTCCATCGGCGGGAGCGTCGAACACATCCAGCACGGACTGGTCTCCGACTACCGCCGGCTGTTCGCCGTCGGCCTCGCCATCGCCACCGGCAGCGGCCTCGTCTTCGTCGCGCTCGGCATGCCGTTCATGTCGTACGGCTACACGTACGCGTCCTTCCCGCTCTACGACCACATGGAACTCGCGTCGGCGGTGGTGTTCGACTTCGGCGTCTACTGCGTCGTGGTCGGCAGCCTCCTCACGATCCTCTCGGTGGTGGGTGAAGAATGACGGAGGCGACGCTCGCCGTCGTGCTCGGCGCGCTGTTCGCGTTCGGCACCTACCTCGTCCTGCGCCGGGACGTGGTGCGGGTCGTCTGGGGCGTCACCATCATCAGTCAGGCCGCGAACGCCTACCTCATCACGATGGGCGACATCGCGGGCTCCGTCCCCGTCCTCAGCCACCACGGCCCGCCGTTCACCGGAACCACGGACCCGCTCGTGCAGGCGCTCGTCCTCACGGCCATCGTCATCGGGTTCGGGACGACGGCGTTCGCGCTCGCGCTGACGTACCGCGTCTACGAAGAACACGGCACCATCGACCTGGAGGAACTATGAATCAGTTCGTCATCGCGCCGTTGCTCGTCGCACTCTGCACAGCCATCCTCACGCTCCTCACTCGGCGGTTCGGCCGCGCTCAGCGCGCGCTCAGCGTGCTCGGCGGCGTCGGGTACGTCGCCGCCGTCGCGTGGCTCGTCGCGTCGGTGTACCCCTCGGGCGGCCCCGCGGTCTACCACCTCGGAGACTGGGTCGCGCCGTACGGCATCGTGCTCGTCGCCGACTCGCTGTCAGCGTTCATGCTCGCCATCGCGGCCGTCGTCACCCTTCCCGCACTCGTGTACGCGACCCGCCACATCTCCGCGTTCGGCCAGCAGGTGTCCTTCCACCCGCTCTTCCACCTGATGGTAGTCGGCGTCACCGGCTCCTTCCTCACCGGGGACGTCTTCAACCTCTTCGTCTGGTTCGAGGTAATGTTGCTCTCCAGTTACGTCCTCGTGGTCTTCTACTCGGGGCCGGAGCAGACGACCGCGACGCTCCGGTACGTCGTGCTCAACCTCGTCGGGAGCGCCGTCATGCTGCTCGCCATCGGCGGCCTGTACGCCGCGACGGGCACGCTCAACATGGCTGACGTGGCGCACCGCCTCGCGAACGCCCAGCAGTACGGCGTCCACGTCACGCCCGTCCTGGGCCTCACCGCGCTCCTGTT is drawn from Salarchaeum sp. JOR-1 and contains these coding sequences:
- a CDS encoding MnhB domain-containing protein, with amino-acid sequence MSTIILRTVTRLAVPIVFVTSFALFLQGHNLPGGGFIAGVLTATGLALVYIAYGLDFLEETVFQRSIGGSVEHIQHGLVSDYRRLFAVGLAIATGSGLVFVALGMPFMSYGYTYASFPLYDHMELASAVVFDFGVYCVVVGSLLTILSVVGEE
- a CDS encoding sodium:proton antiporter, with the translated sequence MTEATLAVVLGALFAFGTYLVLRRDVVRVVWGVTIISQAANAYLITMGDIAGSVPVLSHHGPPFTGTTDPLVQALVLTAIVIGFGTTAFALALTYRVYEEHGTIDLEEL